The genomic segment GTCGGCCACCGGACTGCTCAATCGGGCGAGCACGTCCGCTTTGCGCTGTTCGAGGGACCGCGGTTCGTCCGGCATCGTCGTAGCCTAAAGCCTGCTTCACAACGGGGGTGGGGGCGACGATGAACGAGCTCGACGTGCTGGCCGCCCGCTTCGAGCGGGACCGGGCCCACTTGCGCACCGTCGCTCAGCGCATCCTCGGCTCGGCCGACGAGGCGGACGACGCGGTGCAGGAGGCGTGGATGCGCCTGAGCCGCAGCGACACCGGCGACGTCGGCAACCTGACCGGCTGGCTGACCACTGTCGTCTCGCGGATCTGCCTCGACATGCTGCGCTCGCGGGCGTCGCGCCGGGAGGACCTGGCCGAGCTGCCGGAGGACCTGCCGGTCGCCACGCCCGGGCCGGAGCAACAGGCCGTCCAGTACGACGCCATCGGGCCCGCGCTGCTGCTGGTGCTCGACACGCTGGGGCCGAGCGAGCGGCTGGCGTTCGTGCTGCACGACACGTTCGCGGTGCCCTTCGGCGAGATCGCCACGATCGTCGGCTGCTCACCGGCGGCGGCCCGGCAACTGGCCAGCCGGGCGCGGCGGCGGGTGCAGGGGCAGACGGCCGTCGGCGCGCCCGACGTCGAGCGCCGCCGCGAGATCGTGGAGGCGTTCCTGGCCGCGGCGCAGGGCGGCGACTTCGAGCGGCTGCTCACGCTGCTCGACCCCGAGGTGGTGCTGCGGGCCGACGCGGCGTCGGTGCGCATGGGCGCGGCCGAGATCGTGAACGGCGCGGCCGGGGTGGCCGGGGTGTTCAACGGGCGGGCCCACGCGGCCACCGTCGCGCTCGTCGACGGCGTCCCCGGGCTGGTGTGGGCCTCCGACGGTCAGGTGCGGGTCGTCTTCCGGCTGGTGTTCGACGACGACGCGGGCCGGATCGCGGGCATCGAGCAGGTGGCCGACCCGTCGCGCATCGCCGGCGTGCGGATCGCCTGAAAGAGCGGAAGACCGGTTCCCCCGTACGGGGAAACCGGCCGCTTCTGTCAT from the Paractinoplanes abujensis genome contains:
- a CDS encoding sigma-70 family RNA polymerase sigma factor: MNELDVLAARFERDRAHLRTVAQRILGSADEADDAVQEAWMRLSRSDTGDVGNLTGWLTTVVSRICLDMLRSRASRREDLAELPEDLPVATPGPEQQAVQYDAIGPALLLVLDTLGPSERLAFVLHDTFAVPFGEIATIVGCSPAAARQLASRARRRVQGQTAVGAPDVERRREIVEAFLAAAQGGDFERLLTLLDPEVVLRADAASVRMGAAEIVNGAAGVAGVFNGRAHAATVALVDGVPGLVWASDGQVRVVFRLVFDDDAGRIAGIEQVADPSRIAGVRIA